The genomic DNA CCCACAGGTATTACATCAGAAAGCGCCTCCTCTTCGCTTCTTTTATAAAATCTTTTGATGAACAAAGCTATAATTACTCCGATTATTAAATAAGCAAATAATCTAATACCATAATTTGCTGGTAAATGTTCTAAAATAAGATATAAAACAGCGGGAACAAAAACTATGATTATTAATGATAACCTGAATATAAATTTTAATGTTTTTCTTGGATCTTTCATCGCTCCCATTCTACCAAAAAACCGCCCGAGAGGCGACTTTTTGTTTATACTTAAAATTCGATTTCCTAGACGGATATGGCGATTTTTTCTCGAACCGCTTTCAAAATATGAGGCCTTTCGGTCGCTCGAACCGAGCACTAGCCTGCTCCCCAGTTCAAAAATTATTATAATTCTTGAAAATAAGGAGTATATGGCGATGATGAGAGAGAAATTGTTGGAAATTAAGAAAGTTTGTGGGAATTTGAGGCTGGCTCCTGCGAGAATCTAAAGATAAATTTATTCACTTAGCAAGAAAAAATGCGCCAATTAGCATTAAAACAGCCCCAAGTCCCTTTACTAAACCAATTGACTCTCCAAGGAGAATATAAGCGAATACGGTGGTAAATACTGCACTTAACAAAAAAAATATAGTAGCTGTAGAAGCTCCAGCAAGCTTTATACCTCTGTAGAAAGTAAACAAATAAATAAATCCTAAAATAGCACCTACAAAGACTAAAGCTAAGTTAGTGGTTAAAGGTGTAAATGTTGCTTTTCCCAAAAAAGGAGTAATAAACCCGAACAAAAGCAGGTTTCCAAAAAATAACCTTAAAGATGAAACGCTATTGGGGGAAACCTCTCTCATCACTTGTTTTGCTAAAGTGTTTGTAAAACCAAAAATGATTACCAATAAAATCAAGAGTAAATCTCCTATATTCGGTATATCAAACCTACCCCCAGTAACCAGTAAAAAGGTTCCTATTAACATTATCAAAAAAGCAATATAATCTTTTTTCTCTATCTTTTCTCTTAATAGAAAATAGGCAAAAGGAATTGTAGTCAACCCTGTTAGTTTTAATAAAAAACCAGCATTGATTGCTGTGGTAAAGGATTGTCCGACAAACATCAAAATCCTACCAGTAAAGGTGGCAAGCGCTCCCAAGATGAATATTTTAATCCAATTCCTCTTTGATATATTTTTAAGATAAGAAAAATTAAATAAGCAATAGAGAATACTAAAGATAAAAAAGAAAACTCCTGTAGATACTACAAGAGGTAAAGATTTCAAGCCGAGATTTAGTAGATACTTTACCAAAACCACAAATAAACCATAAGAAAATGAGGCTAAAGTTAGATAGAAAATTGCAGATTTTTTCATTTCCTTTTCAAAGTTTTTTTAATTGAGGCTAATACCCACTCTCCTCTTAATTTCTCTTTCATAGATTCAATCTCTCGGAAAGAAAACCAGTGAGTATTAAGTAATTCTTCTTTGGGGAATTTTAACTCTCCTCCGACTATTTTAGCCCTGAAAGAGTGTTTTACAGCATTTTCTCCTGCCTCTTGAAATATATCTATCTTATCTATTAACTCAATATCAAATCCAGTTTCTTCTTTTGCTTCTTTAATAGCTGTTGCCTCAATTGAATCACCTTTCTCTACTCTTCCTGCAGGAAGATTCCATTCGCCGTAGCATTTTGGTTGTTTTTCTTGAACTAATAGGAATTTTCCGTCTTTCTCAATAACTACTCCTGCCACAACATATATTTTGAGTAAATCTTCCATAATATTTTCTTATTCTAACAAAAATCCGCCTTTCTGGCGATAAATTAGAATAGATGATAACTTTATCCCCAGTTCAAAAATTATTATAATTCTTGAGAATAAGGAGTATATGGCGATGATGAAGGAAAAAATAGCGGAAATTAAGAGGGTTTATGAGGGTTTGAATTTATCACTTTCGCGAGTTGGGCGATGTTAGAACTCTATCAGCTCAGGAACGAAAGAAGAACAATTCCAACAACTGTAAGAATAATTCCAAAAATCTGTTGTTTTTTAATTGGGTCTTTAAAGATTAAAAATGATAAAACCACAAAAAGAGTCGGATAAGAGCCTGCAATTGGTGCAACTATAGCAGTTAACTCTTTGCTGATGGCGAAATTAAAGCTGAAATCCCCAATTCTTAAAATAACTACTGCCATAATAAGTGGCAGTAAGGCTCTTTTATAAGTTGGCTTTTTTAGTTCAATTTTACGGATTCTCATAAATAAATAAACCAGAGGGAAAAGAGCGAAAGAAATATATGATGGCCAAAACCAACCTATCTTTTTAACTGGAATTTTAATAAAGGTAAAATATATTCCCCAAATAATCATTGTTGCGATGGCTAATAGAATACCTCTGTTAAGAGTGAATTTCCTTTTTTTAAGTTCTGTAAAATCTAATGATGAAATGATTGCCCCCAGAAAAATAATTAATATAGATAATATCTGATAGCTTGTAATGGTTTCTTTTAGAAAAATAACAGAAAACACCACCACAAGAGCAGAAAATGAGGCTGCTATAGGGCCGACAAGAGAAGGATGAGTAATCCTTAAGGCTTCATTATAGGTTAAAAAACTAGTTACAAAAATTAAAGCAAGAATAATATTTAAAAAGAAAATGTCAAGGGTTAATCCCTGAATTTGATCTAACGAAAAGGGTATATAAAAACTACAAAAGATTAGTCCTAATAATAAGGTCCAGAAAGTGGTTGAATATGCACCGAGCTTTCTGGTGGTAATAGTTCCGAAAATATCTCCGGTACTCCACGCGAAATAAGAAAGTAAGGCAAAAATAATAGCTAACATATTTTTCTATTCTAACAAAAATCCGCCTTTCTGGCGATAAATTAGAATAGATGATAACTTTATCCCCAGTTCAAAAATTATTATAATTCTTGAAAATAAGAGGTATATGGCGATGATGAAGGAGAAATTGCTGGAAATTAAGAGGTTTTATAGAAATTTGAACCTATCTCCGTTGACAGAACGGTGTTAAAATTCACATCAGAATGAAATCAAAGAAATGCCTGGAATTTTTTCAAAATCCTTTTTGTTTTTTGTCACGATTTGAGATATTCCTAAATCCTGCATATGCGCATGGTGAAAAGCATCTCTTGGACGAAGATTGAATTGCTTAATATTACTAACTGCTTTTTTTGCGCCACTTACTGGGTCGCTAAATTGTATTAGACGAAACGGAGATGAAGGTTCAACAATTTCTTTTAATACATTCTCAAACTTGTCGGCATAATAATTAAAAGGAAAGGTTTTCTGGGTTTGTTGTTGATAAGTCTCGTAAATTTTCATTAAAGTTTCATCTAGCCCGAGGTTTGATATATACATAATAATTTTAGACGCAACCAAATAAAAGAAAAGTTGCCTACTCGTTTTATAATTGGAATGGTTCTTAACAAAGTAAGCAACTAAAAAATTAGCATCAAGATAGACGGGGCCACTAATAGATTGAATACTTATATGACTCATATATGTTTATATCCTGCTTAAAATCAAAAATGCCAGCGGTATTAATCAATAATCGTTGTTCCGTCAGAGATAAAGAGAAAAATTTTTCCTTCCCGACTAAAGAAGTCCATTCTGAAAGTGCGGACTCATAGTGAGACCTTAACTCTTCTCCAACAAAAGATCCCTGAAATATTCGTATGTTTGTTCCTGAAAGCTGGGGAGACAGATTCATGGTCCCCATCTCTATTCCATTGAAAATATTAAGTTTTGGTCTAGTAAGTGTATCTTGCATATTTAAAAAACTTAAAATTGACTTAAAATATTCATTGTCTCTTTATAATATTTCAAAAAATCACTGGCAAGATCAGTGGGTATAATGTTTTTATCAAAATGAACATTTAAATGTAATATACTTTGTAATGGATTGCCACTTGGCATTAATTGAAGGTCAAATCTTATATTATTCTTTTTTGAAATTACCCGAACCCCGCTCTCTAGAATTTTACTACCGGAAAGAGTTTTCAAAATACGATCGCCGAGAAGATGCTTTGGTTGAAGTGGTTTTTCTGTAGAAAATAAAATATCATAGTTATAACCATATGCCGTTAAAGAATCTCTGGGTGCAAATTTTTCAAAAATCTTTTTAAAATCTTCTACAAGTTTTGATTCCGAAAGATCTTTCCCGCTTTTATCAGAAACTCTTATTCTTTGTGTCTCAAATATTATCTCTTTACCCAACGGAGGGAAAGCGAAAACTTTTGTTCCTCCCGGAATTTCTATAACGACGGGGTTTTTAATATCTTCTTCCGATAAACCAAGAGCCTCCCCAATTTCTTTGGTATTAGGTAAAGTTTCTAGTTGTTGATTGAATAAAACTGTGATATTCAGGAGTTTTATAGAAGTGGACTTTATCATACAATTATATATTAGCAAAGACACAAAAGAAAAACAATGCTAATGTTTTAACTTTATCTAAAGAACTAATAAATAATAAAGATTGCCCAGCGATGGGCTTTTTGATTTGGGTAAACAATTCGGCTTTTTCGGGAAAGTGGAATATTTACCAAGTAGCCAATCATACAAATCGTAGGGCGTCGCTATCCGAGGCTATTTTGACTGTTTTGATTTGAAAAAAAAGATTTTGGGTTCTAATTTTTGACTTTTCTTTTTCCTTTAATAGTTATTCTTTTAATCATTTAAGCGTCTCTGCCCTATTTTTACCTCTTGCTCTATCCTTTTATCCGCCAAAACATTTATTTTTTTTAGTTTTTTTGTATTTTTTAAAGGTTATTTAAAAATCATTGATTGAACAGTTTTTGTTTTTCTTTAAAAAATCTTTCTTCAGAAAGGAAACAATCATATAAGCTTATTTTTCCTTCTGTGCTAATTAATGGTAATTCTGACAATGTATTACTGGAAAAACAATAAAAAGGAGTATTAATAGGAGAATTAATAGAGGGATAAGAGATAAGTGTCTCATTGGTCAAGATATCCTTGACCCGCTTCGTTGTCCCACAATTATAATAAAGAAGGCAGGTGTGTAATTTTTTGTTGTAAGTATATTCATAGGAACACCCGATTTTTTCTCCTTGCTCTCCAACGATCTTTTCTCCCTCCTCTCTACATTTCTGTTTCATGGAAAACAAAAAGTCAGTTTCTTTTTTCTCAACTTGTAATTCCAGATAATCTTTCAAAACTCCTCTAACGTCAGTAATAATAAAACCTGCTATAGTTAAAATACCCGCAATCAGAATTATAGCTTCTTTGTGACGATTAAGAAAACTCCATATCTTTTGAATAACTTCGTTCATTACTCCATTTTATCAAAAAACCGCCTTCTTGGCGATTTTTTATCGGAGCTCCGGCGGCAGGGCTCGAACCCTTAGGCTTCTATTTCCAGTTTGGGCTTTAAAACTGATTACATAATTTATAAATATCTCCTGCGTCGCTCCGCTCCCTCTCGCTTCGCTCGAGCGCCCCTTCGGGGCTTCGCTTCGCTCCTTGAAACCTTGCGGTTTCAATACTTCCACTACGGGAAAACACCCAGTTTTCCCGACCCTTTTCTGACAGGCGATATTTAAAATTGATTACACAGTTTGTAAATATCTCCTGCGCCCATCACTATTACTACTTCCCCACCTTTTAGGTGCTTTTTCAAATAATTAGCTGCTTTTTCAATTGAGGGAAGACAAATTGCCCATTTTTTATTAATTGCTTTAACTAATTTTTTTGAAGAAACCTGTCCTTTTATTTTCTTTTTTTCTCGGCCAGCTACATCGTAGATATCGGTGATAATTAATTTATCAATTGGAGCTGCTTTAAGAACTTTTACAAAATCATCAAATAAATAATATGTTCTTTGATATTGATGGGGTTGAAAAACAACCCAGATTTTTTTTCTTTTAAATTTTTCTCTAGCCGCTTTTAAAGTAACTCTGACGTTTGTTGGATGGTGAGCATAATCCGAAATTAAAGTAAAGGGCTTAGTTTTAATGATTTCAAATCGACGCCAAGAACCCTCATATTCTGAAAGGGCTAAAAATGTAATTTTATCTGGAATTTTTAAAACTCTGGCAACTGCCAAAGCGGCCAAGGCGTTAGAAATATTGTGTTTTCCTGGAATTTTTAAAATTCTTTTTATTTTTTTTGCCTCATTTTGCCTCAACGAATAATGTAATACATTTCCCACGATCGTAGAAAATGTACTACGCATAGATTTTAATAATAATAACTTGGTGGTATTGGGATCGTCTTTATTGGCTATTAACACTCCGTCTTTGGGAAGATGTAAAATATATTTTTTATAGGTTTTCAAAATATGATTTAGATTTTTGTAATAATCTAAGTGTTCTCTTTCAATATTCGTTAAAACAATGATTTTTGGCCAATAATTTAAAAAAGAGGCCTGCCATTCATCAGCTTCAATAACTAAATATTTTGATTTCCCAAACCTGAAATTACCCACTGTTCCCACACGGGAACTCCCAAATTCTCTCAATTTAGTTCCTAAAATTACAGTTGGATCAAGACCAGCTCTGATTAGAATCAGGGCAATCATTGTACAAGTAGTGCTTTTTCCATGGCTCCCAGAAATGGCAATAGTTTGGTATTTTTTAGTTAATTCGCCCAAAGCCTGAGGGTAGCTTTGAAGTTTTATTTTTCTTTTTTTTGCCTCTTTGAATTCAGGATTATCTGACTGGACAGCTGGAGTATAAATTACTAAATTAATGCCTCTGGAAAGATTTTTTGCGTGATGTTTTCCAATAAAAATTTTCGCTCCTTTATTTTTAAGGATTTCAGTAATTTCAGATGAGACCAAATCTGAGCCAGATACTTCCCAGCCCTTTTTAAGATAATATTGAGATAGGGCTGAGACTCCAATACCGCCAATGCCAATGAAATGGATTTTCATAATACAGGTTTACCTAATTGGGTTGATTCTAAAATTGTATACTCTGACCCTCCTCTTTTTAGAAAACTTTCCATCACCTCGATTGAGAAAACTTCAAAACTTAAAGAAAGATCAATATCAACTTCTGGTCTTTCTTCGGGTTCAATTTTTCTGAATTCCCATTGCCTGATTCTTCCTAAAGTGATGTGGGGTGAAAATGGCCGGGTTTCCTTCCGATGTTTTGAACCAGCTGAGGCTGACAAGGCATTTTCTAAATCATTTTTGAGTTTAGTTAATTTTTTTGATTTTTCTCCTTTAACCCAGACCATTCGAGGAGGCATTTTTTTGGGAGGACCATAGCAAATTTTATTTAAATTTATAGAAAATGGCTCATTTTTTTGAACCACTTCCTTTGTAATTTTGCAAATTTCAAAAACTTCTTCATCTGAAATATAGCCCAAAAAAATCAAAGTAATATGCAGATTTTCTAATTTTGTCCATCTTGTCGGCAATTCTGGCCATTTTTCCTGAAAATCAGTTAATTTTCTTTTGATATTTTCTGGTAGATTTACGGCAATAAAAACTCGGTGGCGCATAAAATTATAATATCATATCTATAAATGATTGACAAAAATTGTTAGGCTTGCTATTTTTGAATAAAATTTCTGAAAAGGCTATAATATAAACGATGAAAGAAGCATTATTATATAAAAAATTAAAAGGCAAAAAAGTCCAGTGTCGGAATTGCCCCCACTTTTGTGTTATTTTGCCAAAAAATCGAGGTATTTGCGGAGTTAGAGAAAATATAGATGGCAAACTTTACTCTCTTGTTTATGGAAAGGCTATTGCCTGTCATATTGATCCAATTGAAAAAAAGCCATTTTTCCATTTCTTACCAGCCAGTTATTCTTTATCAATCGCCACGGTTGGGTGTTCATTTTCCTGCAAAAACTGCCAGAACTGGGATATTTCCCAGGGCCCAAAGCCAGATAAAAAAATTTTAGGGGAAGATTTGTCTCCAAAAGAGATAGTTAATCTTACTTTGAAAAATAATTTACCAAGTATTTCCTATACCTATACTGAACCAACAATTTTTTTGGAGTATGCGATAGAGACAATGAAATTAGCCAAAAAGAAAGGTCTAAAAAATACCTGGGTGAGTAATGGTTTTATGAACGAGGAATCAGCTAAATTAATAATCCCCTATCTCGATGCAAACAATATTGATATTAAGAGTTTTTCTGATGAATTTTATCGGGAGAATTGTGGAGGCAGGCTTCAACCTGTTTTAGATA from Patescibacteria group bacterium includes the following:
- a CDS encoding DMT family transporter; the encoded protein is MKKSAIFYLTLASFSYGLFVVLVKYLLNLGLKSLPLVVSTGVFFFIFSILYCLFNFSYLKNISKRNWIKIFILGALATFTGRILMFVGQSFTTAINAGFLLKLTGLTTIPFAYFLLREKIEKKDYIAFLIMLIGTFLLVTGGRFDIPNIGDLLLILLVIIFGFTNTLAKQVMREVSPNSVSSLRLFFGNLLLFGFITPFLGKATFTPLTTNLALVFVGAILGFIYLFTFYRGIKLAGASTATIFFLLSAVFTTVFAYILLGESIGLVKGLGAVLMLIGAFFLAK
- a CDS encoding NUDIX domain-containing protein translates to MEDLLKIYVVAGVVIEKDGKFLLVQEKQPKCYGEWNLPAGRVEKGDSIEATAIKEAKEETGFDIELIDKIDIFQEAGENAVKHSFRAKIVGGELKFPKEELLNTHWFSFREIESMKEKLRGEWVLASIKKTLKRK
- a CDS encoding DMT family transporter, with the protein product MLAIIFALLSYFAWSTGDIFGTITTRKLGAYSTTFWTLLLGLIFCSFYIPFSLDQIQGLTLDIFFLNIILALIFVTSFLTYNEALRITHPSLVGPIAASFSALVVVFSVIFLKETITSYQILSILIIFLGAIISSLDFTELKKRKFTLNRGILLAIATMIIWGIYFTFIKIPVKKIGWFWPSYISFALFPLVYLFMRIRKIELKKPTYKRALLPLIMAVVILRIGDFSFNFAISKELTAIVAPIAGSYPTLFVVLSFLIFKDPIKKQQIFGIILTVVGIVLLSFLS
- a CDS encoding type II toxin-antitoxin system VapC family toxin translates to MSHISIQSISGPVYLDANFLVAYFVKNHSNYKTSRQLFFYLVASKIIMYISNLGLDETLMKIYETYQQQTQKTFPFNYYADKFENVLKEIVEPSSPFRLIQFSDPVSGAKKAVSNIKQFNLRPRDAFHHAHMQDLGISQIVTKNKKDFEKIPGISLISF
- the murC gene encoding UDP-N-acetylmuramate--L-alanine ligase, giving the protein MKIHFIGIGGIGVSALSQYYLKKGWEVSGSDLVSSEITEILKNKGAKIFIGKHHAKNLSRGINLVIYTPAVQSDNPEFKEAKKRKIKLQSYPQALGELTKKYQTIAISGSHGKSTTCTMIALILIRAGLDPTVILGTKLREFGSSRVGTVGNFRFGKSKYLVIEADEWQASFLNYWPKIIVLTNIEREHLDYYKNLNHILKTYKKYILHLPKDGVLIANKDDPNTTKLLLLKSMRSTFSTIVGNVLHYSLRQNEAKKIKRILKIPGKHNISNALAALAVARVLKIPDKITFLALSEYEGSWRRFEIIKTKPFTLISDYAHHPTNVRVTLKAAREKFKRKKIWVVFQPHQYQRTYYLFDDFVKVLKAAPIDKLIITDIYDVAGREKKKIKGQVSSKKLVKAINKKWAICLPSIEKAANYLKKHLKGGEVVIVMGAGDIYKLCNQF
- the thpR gene encoding RNA 2',3'-cyclic phosphodiesterase; this translates as MRHRVFIAVNLPENIKRKLTDFQEKWPELPTRWTKLENLHITLIFLGYISDEEVFEICKITKEVVQKNEPFSINLNKICYGPPKKMPPRMVWVKGEKSKKLTKLKNDLENALSASAGSKHRKETRPFSPHITLGRIRQWEFRKIEPEERPEVDIDLSLSFEVFSIEVMESFLKRGGSEYTILESTQLGKPVL
- the amrS gene encoding AmmeMemoRadiSam system radical SAM enzyme; the encoded protein is MKEALLYKKLKGKKVQCRNCPHFCVILPKNRGICGVRENIDGKLYSLVYGKAIACHIDPIEKKPFFHFLPASYSLSIATVGCSFSCKNCQNWDISQGPKPDKKILGEDLSPKEIVNLTLKNNLPSISYTYTEPTIFLEYAIETMKLAKKKGLKNTWVSNGFMNEESAKLIIPYLDANNIDIKSFSDEFYRENCGGRLQPVLDTAKLMKKSGIWVEITTLAIPTLSDSEETFKKIAKFIYEELGSETPWHVTQFSGAISWKLRDIPNTPVETLKKAYKIGKDAGLKYVYTGNVPGLPSEDTFCPKCNALVIDRTNYIIHRYDKNSKCPKCGGDLDLILK